The following are from one region of the Capsicum annuum cultivar UCD-10X-F1 chromosome 1, UCD10Xv1.1, whole genome shotgun sequence genome:
- the LOC107857027 gene encoding uncharacterized protein At5g19025, producing MHHHLLSSSITMAPSSSSSKPLKKPLNSSNPNSNSPNCPSSSTTTLCNHSPSATLDLLIFILVLFSGAFLIISYFSYIFNSLSLLFPYSPSLLLNTFLTHFQQLDVSTHYIFYTFFVLVFLFVLIFFEICCGFGFRSRKCGKSGCKGLRRAMEFDLQLQGEECFLRSGAGVCESSKAVREINELPWKGGTENNPDYECLRAELRKMAPPNGRAVLLFRSKCGCPVAKLEGWGAKRGRRHKKTLALNGKADNR from the exons ATGCACCATCACCTCCTTTCTTCCTCCATTACTATggctccttcttcttcttcttccaaacCCCTCAAAAAACCTTTAAATtcttcaaaccctaattcaaattccccAAATTGCCCCTCATCATCCACCACCACCCTCTGTAATCACTCCCCTTCAGCTACCCTTGATCTTCTCATCTTCATCCTTGTACTTTTCTCTGGTGCTTTCCTCATCATTTCTTACTTCTCTTACATATTCAATTCCCTTTCTCTCCTTTTCCCTTACTCACCTTCCCTTTTACTCAACAcctttttaacccattttcaacAACTCGATGTTTCTACCCACTACATATTCTACACATTCTTTGTTCTTGTTTTCCTCTTTGTGTTGATTTTCTTTGAGATCTGTTGTGGGTTTGGGTTTAGATCAAGGAAATGTGGGAAATCTGGGTGTAAAGGGTTGAGAAGGGCAATGGAATTTGACTTACAATTACAAGGTGAAGAATGCTTTTTGAGATCTGGGGCTGGGGTGTGTGAGAGTAGTAAAGCTGTGAGAGAGATTAATGAGTTGCCTTGGAAAGGTGGGACTGAGAATAATCCAGATTATGAATGTCTTCGTGCTGAGTTGAGAAAAATGGCACCACCTAATGGACGTGCTGTGCTGTTGTTTAGGTCTAAATGTGGTTGTCCTGTTGCTAAACTTGAAGGTTGGGGTGCTAAACGAGGCCGTCGCCATAAGAA GACTCTGGCACTTAATGGTAAAGCTGATAATCGCTGA